One candidate division KSB1 bacterium DNA window includes the following coding sequences:
- a CDS encoding type IV secretion system DNA-binding domain-containing protein, with protein MENFEKLGAFYLGKLLDPNSKELLDQLLLYDSKDLTTHAVCIGMTGSGKTGLCISLLEEAAIDGVPSIIIDPKGDMTNLLLTFPNLEPKDFLPWVNESEAAAKNMTPSEYATKLAEQWRQGLQSWGQSGERIAMMRQKADFNIYTPGSTAGMQVSILKSFAAPPSVVLQDDDALNERVASTVGSLLGLLGIDADPIKSREHILLSTILRHFWTAGQDLDLARLIQSVQTPPVKQIGVFDVDSFFPPKDRFALAMMLNNFLAAPGFSAWLEGADLSPETLLYSPSGKPCCSIFYIAHLSDQERMFFVSLLLNQLVGWMRMQPGTPSLRMILYFDELFGYLPPVGEPPSKKPLLTLLKQGRAFGIGVVLATQNPVDLDYKALSNIGTWFIGRLQTERDRDRILDGLSSLSAGENALSRSELSKLITGLNKRQFLMHSVHEKGPVVFSSRWAMSYLYGPLTREQIKTLTSARPSPAPAEKARAKVGALSPQPSLPSEIRTLYLPVRKLVPEKGTLLYCPYLWGSAKLSFIDKTKGIDLSKEVRRITPISDGALAVDWSRGVEAPCTEAELSSSPPSQGEYEEVPQAAKAAKNYTAWQNLFVAYLGTEEKLVLYTCEELKITSEPGESEREFRIRLALKSRELRDAQVEAIRREYEKKIEALQNKVIRAEERYAREKAQADQQKLSTAISFGATVLGAFMGRKKMSLSTMSRAGSAFRNAGKTAKEAADVQRAQEELERLTAELAELQRELQSKVEALPAKADGSDLTLKPTVIRPSKTQITVLLVNFVWAPFFKNSDGELLPAF; from the coding sequence ATGGAAAATTTCGAAAAATTAGGCGCATTCTACCTCGGAAAGCTTTTGGACCCGAACAGCAAGGAGCTCTTGGATCAACTTCTTTTGTACGATTCGAAAGATCTGACAACCCATGCGGTCTGCATCGGCATGACGGGAAGCGGCAAAACCGGCTTGTGCATTTCCTTGCTCGAGGAGGCTGCCATTGACGGCGTTCCGTCGATTATAATCGATCCGAAAGGGGATATGACCAATCTGTTGCTGACTTTTCCGAACCTAGAACCGAAAGACTTTCTTCCTTGGGTCAATGAGAGCGAGGCTGCTGCCAAAAACATGACGCCTTCCGAATACGCGACGAAACTGGCCGAGCAATGGCGTCAGGGCCTGCAGAGCTGGGGACAAAGCGGCGAACGCATTGCCATGATGCGCCAAAAAGCAGACTTTAACATTTATACGCCCGGAAGCACCGCCGGAATGCAGGTTTCCATCTTGAAATCCTTCGCTGCTCCGCCGTCGGTTGTCCTGCAGGACGATGACGCCCTGAACGAACGGGTCGCTTCGACCGTCGGCAGCCTGCTCGGACTGCTGGGAATTGATGCGGATCCGATCAAAAGCCGCGAACACATCCTGCTGTCGACGATCCTCCGCCATTTCTGGACCGCCGGTCAAGACCTCGATCTGGCGCGCCTGATCCAAAGCGTCCAGACGCCGCCGGTTAAGCAGATCGGCGTTTTTGACGTGGACTCTTTTTTCCCTCCCAAAGACCGTTTTGCTTTGGCTATGATGCTCAACAACTTTCTTGCCGCACCCGGCTTCAGCGCCTGGCTGGAGGGCGCCGACCTCTCGCCCGAAACATTGCTCTATTCCCCCTCCGGCAAACCCTGCTGCTCCATTTTTTACATCGCCCATCTGTCCGACCAGGAACGTATGTTTTTCGTTTCGCTTCTGCTCAATCAACTGGTCGGCTGGATGCGCATGCAACCCGGCACTCCATCTCTGCGCATGATCCTTTATTTCGACGAGCTGTTCGGCTATCTGCCGCCGGTCGGGGAGCCGCCAAGCAAAAAGCCCTTGTTGACTCTTCTCAAGCAGGGACGCGCCTTCGGCATCGGCGTGGTCCTGGCTACGCAGAATCCGGTGGATCTCGACTATAAGGCGCTTTCCAACATCGGCACCTGGTTTATCGGCAGACTGCAGACTGAGCGCGACCGCGATCGCATCCTCGACGGTCTGAGCAGCCTAAGCGCGGGTGAAAACGCTTTAAGCCGCTCCGAGCTGTCAAAACTCATTACCGGCTTGAACAAACGCCAATTCCTCATGCACAGCGTACATGAAAAAGGACCGGTCGTGTTTTCTTCCCGTTGGGCGATGTCCTATCTTTACGGCCCTCTGACGCGCGAGCAGATTAAAACGCTGACGAGCGCGCGGCCCAGCCCGGCACCAGCCGAAAAGGCGCGGGCAAAAGTCGGCGCTTTATCGCCGCAGCCGTCTCTCCCAAGCGAAATCCGTACGCTCTATTTACCCGTTCGCAAACTCGTACCCGAAAAAGGAACTCTTTTATATTGTCCTTACTTATGGGGAAGCGCAAAGTTGAGTTTCATAGACAAAACGAAAGGCATCGATTTGAGCAAAGAGGTACGGCGGATTACACCGATCAGCGACGGTGCGCTTGCCGTTGATTGGAGCCGCGGCGTCGAAGCGCCTTGCACGGAAGCGGAGCTCTCCTCCTCCCCGCCCTCCCAAGGAGAGTACGAAGAAGTCCCTCAGGCGGCCAAAGCGGCCAAAAACTATACCGCTTGGCAAAACCTCTTCGTAGCCTATCTCGGTACAGAAGAAAAGCTTGTCCTCTATACATGCGAAGAATTGAAAATCACCTCGGAGCCCGGGGAAAGCGAAAGGGAGTTTCGCATCCGCTTGGCGCTCAAGTCGCGGGAACTGCGCGATGCACAGGTGGAAGCCATTCGCCGCGAATATGAGAAAAAAATCGAGGCGCTGCAGAACAAAGTGATCAGAGCAGAAGAACGCTATGCGCGTGAGAAGGCGCAGGCGGACCAGCAAAAGCTCAGCACGGCAATTTCATTTGGGGCTACCGTTCTGGGCGCTTTTATGGGGCGGAAAAAGATGAGCCTGTCCACCATGTCGCGAGCCGGTTCCGCCTTTCGCAATGCGGGTAAAACGGCCAAAGAGGCGGCAGACGTACAGCGCGCCCAGGAAGAGCTGGAGCGATTGACAGCCGAGCTGGCAGAACTGCAGCGCGAGCTGCAAAGCAAAGTAGAAGCCCTACCGGCAAAGGCGGACGGTTCGGATCTGAC
- a CDS encoding CHASE2 domain-containing protein, producing MDGRTRSLPQGVIGLFIFLFSLTAAFKTADWSFFEFLHLKSVNAFFRVRGALAEADSSIALVLIDDRTLQQLPHPWPFPGSYYARIVRNLTRAEAKLIIFDLEFIETNAARPEEDFEFAEAIHESQRTILAGKIVYEMSKRGRPKGYLLRPNPWLEEVAAGWGLMNRVEDSDGFVRRYPLFEQVDGRVYYPLAVSAVQLLEKPIIPEEANRRGGEFILGKYRIPKASENTMLINFAGPPGKSYPTFSFLQLLDDSSLFRPTDDFATFEEILQHKKLAGKIVFVGASASLIGQNRRVPLVGDPEGYYEMSDAEVHAHALSTIRRETFIKPADPFMQAVISIAFVLAVLWFSFGQKPAAGLTAIVLLFILMQVLALFIFIRKGLLLNLTQPTIGAVFAYLSIVIYKWRKRRSERLQIQTLYSRRISPEVVERLRRYGQFTEKGLQSSPTTLLCGKIVFDSAEFASNEPAIRNEIEDFFKSAARLTLRREGSLEYVFGSNFVSAFGIPLKAADHADRGFAAMTEILQSCLKRYEKIQDAWRPKVILALHSGEMMLADLESSDMPDYRLVGNGADVVVNLASANLLYGTSVLISESVLAEMHAKPVVREIDWVRYDSQLFRLYELITEDESTDRAELLVDEFAEGLALYRSRSWAEALKIFQRILRRYPDDGPSRLYLVRCLDCLEHPPADDWEGIFCLNEKRPLVRTAVKK from the coding sequence ATGGACGGGCGTACAAGATCTCTCCCGCAAGGGGTAATCGGGCTGTTTATTTTTCTCTTTTCGTTGACGGCGGCCTTCAAGACGGCCGATTGGAGCTTTTTCGAGTTTCTGCATCTCAAGAGCGTCAATGCTTTTTTTCGTGTTCGCGGCGCCTTGGCGGAGGCAGACTCGTCGATCGCGCTTGTTCTCATCGACGACCGGACTCTGCAGCAGCTGCCTCATCCGTGGCCGTTTCCCGGCTCGTATTACGCGCGGATTGTCCGCAATCTGACGCGCGCCGAAGCGAAGCTCATCATTTTCGACCTCGAATTCATCGAGACCAACGCTGCGCGTCCTGAAGAAGATTTCGAATTTGCCGAGGCGATTCATGAGTCGCAGCGCACCATCCTCGCCGGAAAAATCGTCTACGAAATGAGCAAACGCGGACGCCCCAAGGGTTATCTGCTGCGGCCCAATCCCTGGCTCGAAGAGGTGGCCGCTGGCTGGGGTCTTATGAATCGTGTGGAGGACTCGGACGGCTTTGTTCGTCGATATCCGCTCTTTGAACAAGTCGACGGCCGTGTCTATTATCCTTTGGCCGTGTCAGCCGTTCAGCTGCTGGAAAAGCCGATCATCCCGGAGGAGGCCAACCGACGCGGAGGCGAGTTTATTTTAGGCAAATATCGTATTCCCAAAGCGTCGGAAAACACCATGCTGATCAATTTTGCCGGTCCCCCCGGTAAAAGCTATCCGACCTTTTCCTTCCTGCAGTTGTTGGATGATTCAAGCCTTTTTCGCCCTACAGATGATTTCGCGACTTTTGAAGAGATTTTACAGCATAAAAAATTGGCAGGAAAGATAGTTTTTGTCGGTGCCTCGGCCTCCCTTATCGGCCAAAATCGCCGCGTGCCTTTAGTGGGGGATCCTGAGGGATACTATGAAATGTCCGACGCGGAAGTTCATGCCCATGCTTTGAGTACCATCCGGCGGGAGACGTTCATAAAACCGGCCGATCCCTTTATGCAGGCGGTCATATCGATTGCCTTTGTCTTGGCCGTGTTGTGGTTTTCCTTCGGTCAAAAGCCGGCGGCCGGGTTAACGGCTATTGTGTTGCTTTTTATTCTCATGCAGGTTTTGGCGTTGTTTATCTTTATCCGCAAGGGGCTGCTGCTGAACTTGACGCAGCCGACCATCGGCGCCGTTTTCGCTTATTTATCCATCGTCATCTATAAATGGCGGAAAAGGCGTAGCGAGCGGCTGCAGATTCAGACTTTATACAGCCGAAGAATATCACCGGAAGTGGTGGAAAGACTCAGGCGATACGGACAGTTCACGGAAAAAGGCTTGCAGAGTTCCCCCACAACGCTGCTTTGCGGCAAGATCGTCTTCGATTCGGCCGAATTCGCATCGAACGAACCCGCGATCCGCAATGAAATCGAAGACTTTTTCAAGAGCGCAGCCCGTTTGACGCTGCGGCGCGAGGGAAGTCTTGAATACGTATTCGGCAGCAACTTTGTCTCTGCTTTCGGCATTCCGCTCAAAGCGGCCGATCATGCCGACCGAGGGTTCGCGGCAATGACGGAAATCCTTCAGAGCTGCCTGAAACGGTATGAAAAAATACAAGATGCCTGGAGGCCGAAGGTAATCTTGGCGCTTCACTCGGGCGAAATGATGCTGGCGGATCTCGAAAGCTCGGACATGCCCGATTATCGTCTGGTCGGTAACGGTGCTGATGTTGTCGTCAATCTTGCCTCAGCCAATTTGCTTTACGGCACTTCGGTGTTGATCAGCGAAAGCGTGCTTGCGGAAATGCATGCCAAACCTGTCGTGCGCGAAATCGATTGGGTTCGTTATGACTCGCAGCTGTTTAGACTCTACGAGCTGATTACCGAGGATGAATCAACGGATCGGGCCGAGCTTTTAGTGGATGAGTTTGCAGAAGGGCTGGCGCTTTACCGTAGTCGTTCCTGGGCAGAAGCGTTAAAGATTTTTCAGCGCATTCTGCGCCGTTATCCTGATGATGGGCCGTCACGGCTTTATCTTGTGCGGTGTCTGGATTGTCTCGAGCATCCGCCGGCAGATGATTGGGAGGGAATCTTTTGTCTTAACGAAAAACGGCCGCTCGTACGAACGGCCGTTAAAAAATAA
- the ybgF gene encoding tol-pal system protein YbgF, which yields MKLYSALLAAVLLVSATSLAQETPPALGIGFNLGLQKPYCDVLHTGYTLAGEGQLRYPFSNRFNLALGVGYGQLSDGFSKRTFTTNVFNADLKANLYLLSSGVFRPYATAGLGAINFTYHREKPWAIGDPAIEGKPFWDMAYMFGGGFDYYINPRTALTAMADYRFTNTDDLDGFSEYGKAKDGYFNSRVGVVFYTGEKKEKKEEWIAETTPTTQVQPEAEPEIDEETAEILRSLGVEPEPRRTPAPAATPSRPATTQDMTIEQLQQRLRELQALINQRESEINSLKSEIQLREARIAELQRELAQARTSTVDFNASYQEALRNFGNRNYDRAIEIFTMLRNSYPSHPLASNCIYWVGECYFGKRNFSAAADAFLQVFNYPESYKKDDATLMLGRCYHRMGQREKARTYFEQLIAQYPDSEYVPKAQSWLQRL from the coding sequence ATGAAACTCTATAGCGCGCTGCTTGCCGCTGTTCTACTCGTTTCTGCAACCAGTCTGGCGCAGGAGACGCCTCCGGCTTTGGGCATCGGTTTCAATCTGGGGCTGCAGAAACCTTATTGCGATGTGCTCCATACCGGTTACACACTTGCCGGTGAAGGCCAACTGCGTTATCCCTTCAGCAATCGTTTTAATCTCGCGCTTGGGGTTGGTTACGGCCAGCTGAGCGACGGCTTTAGCAAACGCACGTTTACCACGAATGTATTCAATGCCGATCTTAAAGCGAACCTTTATCTCCTTTCTTCGGGCGTTTTTCGTCCTTATGCCACGGCGGGCCTTGGAGCAATCAACTTTACCTACCATCGTGAAAAACCGTGGGCAATAGGCGACCCGGCAATAGAGGGAAAACCGTTCTGGGATATGGCCTACATGTTCGGAGGCGGATTCGATTATTATATCAATCCCAGAACCGCGTTGACGGCTATGGCCGATTATCGCTTTACCAACACCGATGATTTGGACGGATTCAGCGAATATGGTAAAGCCAAGGACGGTTATTTCAACAGTCGTGTCGGAGTCGTCTTTTACACCGGAGAAAAGAAAGAGAAAAAAGAAGAGTGGATTGCCGAAACGACGCCGACCACCCAGGTCCAGCCCGAAGCGGAGCCTGAAATCGACGAGGAAACGGCGGAAATTTTGCGTAGTTTGGGCGTAGAACCGGAACCCCGGCGGACTCCAGCACCTGCGGCGACACCCTCACGGCCGGCCACAACGCAAGATATGACCATCGAACAGCTGCAGCAAAGACTGAGGGAACTGCAGGCGCTCATCAATCAAAGGGAAAGCGAGATCAACTCTCTCAAATCTGAAATCCAACTTCGTGAAGCCCGCATTGCCGAGCTGCAGCGCGAACTCGCCCAAGCCCGCACCTCTACAGTGGACTTTAATGCAAGCTATCAGGAAGCTCTGCGCAACTTTGGCAACCGCAATTACGACCGCGCGATCGAGATCTTTACCATGCTGCGTAACAGCTATCCCAGCCATCCTTTAGCGAGCAACTGCATCTACTGGGTCGGAGAGTGCTATTTCGGCAAGCGGAACTTTAGTGCTGCAGCCGATGCTTTTCTGCAGGTTTTTAATTATCCTGAGAGCTATAAAAAAGACGACGCAACGTTGATGCTTGGGCGTTGCTATCACCGTATGGGGCAGCGCGAAAAGGCGCGCACCTATTTCGAGCAGTTAATTGCCCAATATCCCGACAGCGAATACGTGCCTAAAGCACAGTCGTGGCTGCAACGATTATAG
- a CDS encoding ATP-binding protein, protein MSPVVSTIETKCRRCYSCIRQCPAKAIKFEKGQARVLAERCIACGNCIQVCPQHAKRIRDGTEKVKELLRGSAPVFAVVAPSIAAAFDDVSPLQIVTALRRLGFQEVWEVAFGADLVVEAYRQIFISNGASKWISSPCPALVVYIEKYRPSLIPFLVPIVSPMIAVGRAVKQKYCPEAAVVFIGPCIAKKKEMEDPDLVGTIDEVLTYDELDSLFRENGIDAASMAETTFDGPVADLGRAFPVSAGLLKCLGKTPDCLETELVVCEGRDRVIEVLSFAENQDAHPRFYDLLFCRGCINGPVMNTEEPLYRRLERLAEYIRNHTSAERKAKAKRDRQSYADVDLGRRFSVCCIAEVQPTEEQIREVLRLTGKLRPEDELNCGACGYPSCREKAAAVVQGLAEAEMCLPYMLERTEQIQRRLASSNRRLKKSLESLKAAQEQLLQSAKLASVGKLAAGVAHELNNPLGGILLYANILLKKLEDHPSAVEIKQIAAEAERCRHIVQGLLEFSRQAGLHCQAVSIQEIIESTLKLINEQAIFRNIEIKKFYNEHLPPVYADRLQIQQVLLNLFVNAAEAMNSKGVLTIAVREDKPAKRVYVSVQDTGTGMSKKVQEKIFDPFFTTKPVGKGTGLGLAIVYGIIKRHHGDIRVESRIGKGSTFTFYLPTADSPVAAGVAEKRL, encoded by the coding sequence ATGTCTCCGGTTGTGTCAACGATTGAGACCAAATGCAGACGATGTTACTCCTGTATCCGCCAATGTCCGGCCAAGGCCATCAAATTCGAGAAAGGTCAAGCCAGAGTTCTCGCCGAGCGCTGCATTGCCTGCGGCAATTGCATTCAGGTTTGCCCGCAACATGCCAAACGCATTCGCGACGGGACCGAAAAGGTGAAGGAGTTATTGCGCGGTTCCGCTCCGGTTTTTGCCGTGGTTGCACCCTCCATCGCCGCGGCATTTGACGACGTCTCGCCGCTGCAAATTGTTACTGCCCTGCGGCGACTTGGTTTTCAGGAAGTATGGGAAGTGGCGTTCGGCGCCGATCTTGTTGTCGAAGCCTATCGACAGATTTTTATCTCCAACGGCGCCTCCAAATGGATTTCATCGCCTTGTCCCGCCTTGGTTGTCTATATCGAAAAATACCGTCCTTCCTTAATCCCTTTCCTTGTACCGATTGTTTCGCCCATGATCGCCGTAGGTCGAGCCGTCAAACAAAAGTACTGCCCCGAGGCGGCCGTGGTGTTCATCGGCCCGTGCATCGCGAAAAAGAAAGAGATGGAAGACCCCGATCTTGTCGGAACTATCGATGAGGTACTCACCTATGATGAATTGGATTCGCTTTTTCGTGAAAACGGCATTGATGCCGCTTCGATGGCCGAAACGACTTTCGACGGACCGGTTGCCGATCTCGGGCGCGCTTTTCCGGTTTCCGCCGGATTGCTCAAATGTCTCGGCAAGACGCCCGATTGTCTGGAAACTGAGCTGGTTGTCTGTGAAGGAAGAGATCGGGTCATTGAGGTTCTTTCCTTTGCTGAAAACCAAGATGCTCATCCCCGTTTTTATGACCTGCTGTTCTGTCGCGGCTGCATCAACGGTCCGGTAATGAACACAGAGGAGCCGCTTTATCGGCGACTTGAAAGGCTGGCCGAATATATTCGGAACCATACGAGCGCGGAAAGGAAGGCCAAGGCGAAGCGGGATAGACAGAGTTACGCCGATGTCGATCTTGGCCGCCGTTTTAGCGTGTGCTGCATCGCCGAGGTGCAGCCGACTGAGGAACAGATTCGCGAGGTGCTCCGCCTGACGGGTAAATTGCGGCCTGAAGATGAACTGAATTGCGGCGCCTGCGGTTATCCCAGCTGCCGAGAAAAAGCCGCTGCCGTGGTGCAGGGGTTGGCCGAGGCGGAGATGTGCCTGCCGTATATGCTGGAGCGAACCGAACAGATCCAACGCCGTTTGGCTTCTTCGAATCGGCGCCTCAAAAAGTCTTTAGAGTCTCTCAAAGCGGCTCAAGAACAGCTGCTGCAGTCGGCAAAGCTGGCCTCAGTGGGCAAGCTTGCTGCCGGTGTGGCGCATGAGCTCAACAATCCATTGGGCGGCATTCTGCTTTATGCTAATATTTTGCTCAAAAAACTGGAAGACCACCCCTCAGCTGTTGAAATTAAGCAGATTGCCGCCGAAGCGGAACGGTGTCGGCATATTGTGCAGGGTTTGCTGGAATTTTCGCGGCAGGCGGGGCTCCATTGTCAAGCTGTGTCGATCCAAGAAATCATCGAAAGCACGCTCAAGCTGATCAACGAACAGGCTATTTTTCGCAACATCGAAATCAAAAAGTTCTATAATGAGCATCTGCCTCCGGTTTATGCGGATCGATTGCAGATTCAGCAGGTGCTGCTCAATCTTTTCGTCAACGCTGCCGAAGCGATGAACAGCAAAGGCGTCCTGACGATTGCGGTTCGTGAAGATAAGCCGGCAAAGCGCGTCTACGTATCGGTTCAAGACACCGGTACCGGCATGAGCAAAAAGGTACAGGAAAAGATTTTCGATCCTTTCTTCACCACCAAGCCGGTCGGCAAGGGTACGGGACTGGGCTTGGCGATCGTCTACGGCATTATCAAGCGCCATCATGGCGATATTCGTGTTGAAAGTCGAATCGGCAAGGGAAGCACCTTCACCTTCTATCTGCCGACGGCCGACTCGCCCGTTGCGGCAGGGGTTGCTGAAAAAAGGCTTTAG
- a CDS encoding response regulator yields MAKRVLLVDDDADFLEIHKTILESGGYEVDTAATGQEALEKIRSRRYDLLIADLIMEELDAGFSLVYAVREEEKTRDLPILMLTSAEERTGFRFQLDKDKEWMKVDDFAAKPLSPAELLKRAAKLTENR; encoded by the coding sequence ATGGCGAAAAGAGTCCTTTTGGTCGATGACGACGCCGATTTTTTAGAAATCCATAAAACGATTTTGGAATCGGGCGGTTATGAAGTGGATACGGCGGCGACGGGGCAGGAGGCTTTGGAAAAAATTCGCAGCCGCCGATATGATCTGCTGATTGCCGATTTGATTATGGAAGAGCTGGATGCCGGTTTTTCGCTGGTGTATGCGGTTCGCGAGGAGGAAAAAACGCGAGACTTGCCGATCCTCATGTTGACCTCGGCGGAGGAAAGGACCGGCTTTCGCTTTCAGCTGGATAAAGACAAGGAATGGATGAAGGTGGATGATTTTGCCGCCAAACCTCTTTCGCCGGCAGAATTGCTTAAACGCGCGGCAAAATTGACCGAGAATCGATAG
- a CDS encoding response regulator, with the protein MPKILIVDDEQVIRSGCRQILEMNGYQAEEAADGREGLRKLAAEEYDVVLTDILMPEMDGMQLLEEASKLGKDVVFIVITGYATLESAINAGRRGAFDYLPKPFNADELIAKVERALEHRNNLIELRRLREERDRNLLECSNERARTLTIINSMSEGVVAVNRKRQIVLINPAAAKLLRFDDKHVIGMLIEDTIQNPELREIICQSLENVAKTQSFKRLEFTTSWNRTLEAGITPISDEKGEAIGAVAVLSDVTEEKKIEKIKSDFVSYVAHELKAPLGAIEGYLNLIIEGITAGNPEKEREMILKSRDRARGLIALINDLLDLSRIDRKRALKEMGPVDLKDLLQETLDFYRLRAENKSLRLGFAAEADLPPIRGNREDLSRLFANLISNAIKYTPDGGEVKVDLRRTNDHVCVSVSDTGIGISEEAQKYIFDEFYRAPNALAKKITGTGLGLAIAKKIAEDHHGNIRVESRENAGSTFRVFLPVLDRYAAPLANSGHA; encoded by the coding sequence GTGCCGAAGATACTGATCGTCGACGACGAGCAGGTGATCCGCTCCGGCTGTCGACAGATTTTAGAGATGAATGGTTATCAGGCGGAGGAAGCGGCCGACGGCCGCGAAGGCCTGCGGAAGCTTGCCGCCGAAGAGTACGACGTCGTTTTGACGGACATCCTGATGCCGGAAATGGACGGCATGCAGCTTTTGGAAGAGGCTTCCAAGCTGGGCAAGGATGTCGTGTTCATCGTCATAACCGGCTACGCGACTCTTGAGAGCGCCATCAACGCCGGGCGCCGCGGCGCATTTGACTATCTGCCGAAGCCCTTTAACGCCGACGAGCTGATCGCCAAGGTGGAACGGGCCCTCGAGCATCGCAATAACCTTATTGAGCTCCGTCGTCTGCGCGAGGAGCGGGACCGCAATCTTTTGGAATGCAGCAACGAGCGGGCGCGCACTCTGACCATCATCAATTCGATGAGCGAAGGTGTCGTCGCCGTCAACCGTAAGCGGCAGATCGTCCTCATCAATCCGGCCGCCGCCAAACTGCTCCGGTTCGATGATAAGCATGTGATCGGCATGCTTATTGAGGACACAATTCAAAATCCCGAGCTGCGCGAAATCATTTGTCAGAGCCTTGAGAACGTTGCCAAGACGCAGAGCTTTAAACGTCTCGAATTTACGACCTCATGGAACCGCACCTTGGAGGCCGGCATTACGCCGATCAGCGACGAAAAAGGGGAGGCAATCGGTGCGGTTGCGGTTTTGAGCGACGTGACTGAGGAGAAAAAGATCGAAAAGATCAAATCCGATTTCGTCAGTTATGTAGCGCATGAGCTCAAAGCGCCTTTGGGCGCTATTGAAGGTTATTTGAATTTGATCATCGAAGGAATCACAGCCGGCAATCCTGAAAAAGAGCGGGAGATGATACTCAAATCCCGCGATCGAGCGCGGGGACTCATTGCTTTGATCAACGATTTGCTTGATTTGTCGCGCATCGACCGCAAGCGCGCGCTCAAGGAAATGGGGCCGGTTGATCTTAAGGATCTGCTGCAGGAAACCCTGGATTTTTACCGTCTGCGGGCTGAAAACAAGTCGCTGCGGCTCGGATTTGCTGCGGAGGCCGATCTGCCGCCCATCCGCGGCAATCGGGAGGATCTCTCGCGCCTGTTCGCAAACCTGATCAGCAATGCCATCAAGTACACGCCGGACGGCGGCGAAGTCAAGGTGGATCTGCGTCGCACGAACGATCATGTGTGCGTTTCGGTATCGGATACCGGCATCGGCATCTCTGAAGAGGCACAGAAGTACATCTTCGATGAGTTTTATCGTGCGCCCAACGCGCTGGCTAAAAAGATTACCGGCACCGGCTTGGGGCTGGCAATCGCAAAAAAAATTGCCGAGGATCACCACGGCAACATTCGTGTGGAAAGTCGGGAAAATGCCGGATCGACGTTTCGGGTCTTTTTACCGGTACTGGATCGTTATGCCGCTCCCCTTGCAAATTCGGGTCACGCATGA
- a CDS encoding DRTGG domain-containing protein, protein MLVKEVVEKLGLSVFSGEEALEKPVTGGVVSDILSDVMAQAHKGELWVTNQTHENVLAIVFFKGLAGVILPGGHRLDDDAAKKALEKHIPVFLTDLSTFEVVGRLYELGVGRM, encoded by the coding sequence ATGTTGGTCAAAGAGGTCGTGGAAAAGTTGGGTTTGTCCGTCTTTAGCGGCGAGGAGGCGTTGGAAAAGCCGGTCACCGGCGGCGTCGTTTCGGACATTTTGAGCGACGTCATGGCGCAAGCACATAAAGGGGAGCTTTGGGTAACCAACCAAACGCACGAAAACGTCTTGGCAATTGTCTTTTTCAAGGGACTGGCAGGGGTTATCCTGCCCGGGGGGCATCGTCTCGATGACGACGCGGCCAAAAAGGCCCTTGAAAAGCATATCCCCGTTTTTCTTACCGATCTTTCGACGTTCGAAGTGGTCGGCAGACTCTACGAGCTCGGCGTCGGGAGAATGTAA
- a CDS encoding redox-sensing transcriptional repressor Rex: MESQDRIKRLLSYRNLLTQLQNLGFVKVFSDNIADSLGLSASLVRKDFAVFGISGTQKGGYEVATILEKINSILGKDRVHKVIIVGVGRLGRALLLYSQGFADEGIRIVAGFDIDPEKFDPNAEVPILPLSKMSEFIRAEAVKFAIVTVPDAAARQVIDLLKAEHVQGILNFTSLKVKSTEETIISQVNIEHELARLIYTVNSRNIQQ; the protein is encoded by the coding sequence ATGGAAAGCCAGGATCGCATAAAAAGGCTGTTGAGTTACAGAAATTTGTTGACTCAACTGCAAAATTTGGGATTCGTGAAGGTTTTTTCCGACAATATTGCCGACAGCCTGGGGTTATCCGCCAGTTTGGTGCGCAAGGACTTTGCCGTATTCGGGATTTCCGGCACCCAAAAGGGCGGTTACGAGGTGGCGACGATCCTGGAAAAGATCAATTCCATTTTGGGCAAGGATCGGGTGCATAAAGTGATCATTGTCGGCGTCGGGCGATTGGGGAGAGCGCTTTTGCTGTACAGTCAAGGGTTCGCCGACGAGGGTATCCGAATCGTTGCCGGGTTCGACATCGATCCGGAAAAGTTCGATCCGAATGCGGAAGTACCGATTCTGCCGCTCAGCAAGATGTCGGAATTTATCCGCGCCGAAGCGGTGAAATTTGCCATTGTCACGGTTCCCGATGCGGCAGCCCGGCAGGTCATTGATCTGCTGAAAGCCGAACACGTCCAAGGCATTTTGAACTTTACTTCTCTAAAAGTAAAGAGCACGGAAGAGACGATCATCAGTCAAGTGAATATTGAACATGAACTAGCGCGCCTGATCTATACCGTAAACAGCCGAAACATCCAACAGTAG